In Gammaproteobacteria bacterium, the sequence TCATGCCCTGGATGACGTCCTTCGTGCCCTTGAGCGTGCCGGCCACGTAGCCAAATACGATGCCTGGTATCAGGAACAGGAAAAATATCAAAGCAACAATCGACTGCATGATGGGCGCTGTGAAACTGGCCAGACGGCCCTCGGTGTCGCGCCACGCTGATCCCTCGGGCACCATTGTCAGGAACAGGATCGCCAGCCCCAGCGCCATAACGACCAGAGCCCACAACAGACCCTTGCGTTCTTCATCCTTGAGATCGTGCATTTCCGGCAGGTCTTCGGCGTCGCCATCGATCGGGGTGTCGGCAACGCGCGGTTCCACAACCTTGTCGGTTATCCACCAGCCCAGACCGACGATCAGCAGTGACGATGCGGTGGTAAAGAAGTAATTATTCAGCGTGTTGATCGCAATACCCGGTTCCAGCAACTGAGCGCCGCCCTGGGTCAGGCCCTGCAGCAGCGGATCGAGTGCGGACGGCACGAAGTTGGCGGAGAAACCCCCGGAGACGCCGGCAAAAGCAGCTGCGATACCGGCGAGCGGGTGGCGGCCCGCCGCATAGAAGATGACGCCGCCCAGCGGAATGACCAGCACGTAGCCGGCGTCGACAGCGGAGTGGCTGACGATACCAACCAGGATCACCATCGGCGTAAGCAGCCACTTGGCTGTGACATTCAGCAGCGCGCGTATACCGGTGGTGATAAACCCGGAATGTTCAGCAACGCCGATACCAAGCATGGCGACCAGCACCGTGCCAACCGGCCCGAAGCTCATGAAGTTGGTGACCATGCGCTGCAGGAATGTGGTGATGCCGCCGGCGGTCAGCTGATTGATGACCACGATCGGTTCCTGTGACCGCGGGTCTATATAGCCAAAGCTCACATAAGACAGGAGCCAGGACAGTACCCAGACGATAAACAGCAGCGCAATGAACAGCACCGCCGGGTCAGGCAGCTTGTTACCGACCCGCTCGACAGTTTCGAGGAAGCGATACATGAAGCCCCGCTGTGCTGCAGCCGGTGCGTTTGTTTCGGTCATCCCCGTCTCCCCATCGTCGTAGCCGTCTTGAGTGTTGGCTATTCTTGCGCCCGCAGCCGCAATTGTCTATCTATACTGAGGTCTCGAGGCCGGGTATCGGGGGTCAACCGATACCCGGCCCGGTTTTTTTGCGGATCCGGTCGATGAGCGAGCGCTTTTATAAACTGCAGGTTGCCGCGGCATTTGCCGTCGTTTACATCGTCTGGGGCTCCACCTACCTCGGCATCCGCATCGGCGTGCACGATATGCGGCCCGGGCTGCTGGCGGGAATTCGTTTCACCATAGCCGGGCTGGTCATCATCATGCTGGCGCGCACGCTCGGGCAGCGCATGCCATGGCGGCGCGGTGACTGGTTCCTCATCGCTTTGATGGGCCTGTTGATGATCGTCATCGGCAATGGCGTCGTGACCTGGGCGGAGCAGTGGGTCGAGTCAAATCAGGCCGCGCTGCTGATTGCCAGCTCTGCGTTCTGGACAGCGTGGTTTGGTACGTTCGGCGAGCGCGGCCACGCGCTGAGCACGCGGGCGAAGCTTGGCCTGCTGTCGGGTTTTGTTGGCGTAGCGTTGATACTCACGCCGGAGAGCGGCTTAACGACACGCTATTTCTGGGCGCAGCTGGCGATACTGCTGTCGCCGATCGCCTGGTCATTCGGCACGATCTACAGTCGCTCGCGCGATGTTGCTGCCGCGCCGCTGATGATGGCGGGCTGGCAGATGCTGGCCGGCGGCGTGGTGCTGCTGGCGCTGGGCATCGGTGCGGGCGAGCTGGAAACGGTGACATGGAGTCGTCGTGGTATCGGTGCGCTTGTTTATCTGACGGTGTTTGGTTCGTGCCTGGCCTACGCCACTTTTATCTGGCTGATCAACCAGACCACGCCGGATAAACTGGCGACAATTGCCTACGTCAACCCCGCCATCGCCACTGTGCTGGGGTGGTGGTGGCTGGACGAGGCACTGGCGGGCACGCAGTTCGTCGGCATGCTGATTATTATCGTCAGCGTGTTCGTCGTGACCGGTGCGCCAAAACGCAGCTGACTACCTGAGGGCCTTATAAAGGAAAGGCAGGCTGACATCCATGCGGTAGTCGATGCTCGAATGCGTGCCGTCAAATTCCTCGTAACGATGTTCGATGCCGTGCTCGCGCAGCCGGCGTGACAGGATGCGAGTACCGTAATGGATACGGTACTGGTCGCGCCAGCCGCAGTCGATAAAGATTCCCCGCAGTGACCGGAGATTGTCCTTGTAACGGCCAACCAGATTTATCGGGTCGTGACGCAGCCACCGGCGCCAGCGTTGCGGCAGCAGTTCTCCGGTTTCCAGGTCGAACGGCAGGCGAAAACCATTGGGCGCTTCAGGGTCCGGGTCATAGCTTGCCGCCATGGCCAGCTGCATCAGGCAATGTATTTCGCTGCCCTTCGGGTCTGGCTTGCCCCAGAACGCTTTCAGGAAACGCCGCACCCGGCCATCGTCCATGCCGTCTCCGCTGTTGCGTGCTTCCTCCGCAATATTCACCGGCCCCGCTGTACGCCGCCGCCGTCGGTGGCGCGCGAGCGTGTCCAGCGCCGCTGGCCAGTCAGGTCGGTAGACAAAGTCAAAGTAGGCATCACCGGAGTGATTAGCAACAGCACCCCAGTATTTCGGGTATTTCATACCGTGGATGATGGCGCCGTAGCCGCCCGAGGACTTGCCAAAGCAGCCGCGGTGATCGCGATCGGACAGCGTGCGGAATTCTTTATCAATGAAAGGTATCAACTCGCGGGTCAGGTAATCGGCATAACGACCGATTGCCGTGGAGTTAATGAACTGGTTGCCGCCGAGGGCGGTGAAGCAATCGGGGAAAACGATAATGCAGTCGCCAATTTTGCGGGCATGTATGAGCCGGTCGACACGCTCAGGGATGTTTTCATCAAAATTTTTCCAGCCGGTGTGGGCCAGGCCTGAGCCGGTAAACCCGGCCAGGTCAAACAGGACCGGTAACCGTTTCCTGCTGTTGTCGTAACCTGGTGGCAGGTATACATCGAGTCGTCGCACATGCGGGTCACCCAGCGGATTGTCGCGCAGCACATTCGAGTCATGCTCCAGGCTGACAACGCGGCCGGATTTCCAGCGTGGTCTCTTGATAGTCATGCTATTTCCTCGTGTACCGCTCCAACCAGTCAGTCAGAGCCAGCGCGAATCGCTGCGGCGACTGCGGATCCATTCTGAAATAAAGAGCCGGCTCAATCAGCTCCAGTTCCATCAGCCAGTAGTTATCATCGAAATTGCTGCGTACAAAGTCAGCCCTGGCATACAGCAACGGTTCCTTCACTGCGTCCACTGCGGCACGGCCGGCAGCCCGCAGTGCCGCATCGGCAGTCGCCGGCAGAATATCGCTGCCGTGTTCTTCCTGGCTGCGAAAGTCTCCCGGCTTGGGTCGCTTGCTGATCGCATGACTGTACTCACCGTTGAAGTAGAACAGGGAGTACTCTCCCTCAGTCACAATGCTGCGCACCATCGGCTGGGCGAGGTAAGCGGTATCGAGGTAGTAGCGTTCGACTTCAACGGCACGGTCTGCGGCAGTATCGCGCTGCAGCCGGAAGGCGCCCTGTGCGGTATGACTTACCTGCGGTTTGATGACAATTTCGTCACAATCGAGCCGGTCGAAGATTGACGGCAACTCGCCACCAGCCAGCGCGCCGCCGAATAAAGAAGGAACGATATCGACGCCGTCTTGCTGCAGCCTGGCGAGATAGGTTTTTTGCAGATTCCATTTTGCTATTGCATGCGAGTTGGCCAGCAGCGCACTGCTGTTTTCAATGGCTGCCAGCGCCGCCAGGAATTTGTCAGGCTGCGACTGGTAATCCCACGTCGACCTGATGACTACGATATCGAAATCATTCCAGTCGACATGCGGATCGTTCCACGGAATCGCTTCGACATCGAAACCACGCTGCGCCAAAGCGGGGTAAGCAAGTTCGTCGTCAATGACGAAATTACCGCGATCGGCAAGAGTAAGAAATACACAGCGGGGCATGGGCTTACGGCACGTTATCGCGGTAGTTGTGAACCAGCTGCCGCTGCCGTGTATGCTGGCCGCGGTTGCAGGAGAGAATACCGGAGTCACTGCTGGATGAGTAGCGAGATTTTCCACGTTATCGAGCCGCGCGCTTTCAATCGGGAATTGCTCGACGAGCTGTGTGAATTAACAGACACTGCGAGGGCGCTTGCCAAGAGCCGTGCAGGTGCTGACGCATTGCGCGGGTTGCTGGCAGACAAGCGGGTGATGCTTTATTTCACTCAGGCCTCGACCCGGACGTTCCTGTCATTCAATAACGCCTGTCACCTGCTGGGTATGCGCACAAGTGAGATTCGCGACCCTGCAATTTCTTCGGAAATAAAGGGCGAGAGCTTTGACGACAGCATTCGCACCTTCAGTTCCTATGTCGATGTCATCATCATGCGCACGCCGGAGCGCGGACTCGCGGGGCGTGCGGCGGCACTGATGGACCGGATCCCGCGGCGTGTCCCGATAATTAACGCCGGCAGCGGGCCGGATCAGCATCCGACCCAGGCTTTACTCGATATTTATACGCTGGAACGCAGCTTTGCCGGCCGTGGCGGTATTGATGGCAAGACCATCGGCATGATGGGCGACCTGCGACGTGGCCGCACCGTGCGCTCACTGTGCCATCTGATGAAGAGCTATCACGACGTGAAGCTGGTGTTTATTTCGCCACCCAGCTTTGCGATACGCAACGATATCAAGAAGCAGCTGGCGCAAAGCCAGATCAGTTTTTCCGAGACCGGCACGCTCGACGACGTTATCGGCAGTCTCGATGCACTTTACGTGACCCGCATGCAGTCGGAATGGGATGTCGAAGGCGAATCGCTGAAGGTCAACCTGGGTGAATACTCGGTTGGCCCGGACGAAATGAATCTGCTGCCGCAGGATGCGGTGGTGATGCACCCGTTGCCACGCGGTCCGGAAATCGACCCGGCCGTGGACGAAGATTCGCGTGCGGTGTACTGGCGTCAGGAGCGTAACGGCATGTGGATGCGTGTCGCGCTGCTGGTCAGGATATTCGGCGCGGCAACGGCACTTACCGAGGCGGCAGCCCGGGTCGTTTCAGACTGACAGTACAAAAGGGCCAGACCGTCAGGCCTGGCCCCGCTCAGGATCAGTCGCCCCAGAATTTCCACCAGGGTTTCTTCTTTGTCTGCTGCTCGACGCGCTCGGCTTGTTGTTCAGCGCGTGATGCTTTCATTTCATCCTGAATAGCCTGCTTTTCTTCGGCTGATTCGGCAGCCTGCAGGCGCTCGCGATAGTCTGCCCGTTCCCCGGCGCGCACTTCGCGCTGTTCTTCGCGGACATCATTCTGCTCCTGCTGGTATTCGCGCACCATCTCGCGCTTCTGCCCCTGCTGTTCGTGGCGCTCGGCGCGCCTTTGGGCTGCTTCGGCATGGATGGCGGCACGCTCTTCGTCTGTCTCGGCGGCCTGCATACGATCGCGGTGCTGGCGTGCTTCATCGCGACGTCCCTTGCCACGTCCGTCGTGGCGGGCTTCGTCACGCAGTGCGCGCATCTCGTCGCGCTTCATTTGTCGGGCATCACCGCGGCGATCATCGCCGTCGTCGTCGTCGGCATCACCATCATCTTCGTCGTGATCACCTTCGTCGTCGTCGTGATCGTCGTGATCGCCGTCGTGATCACCTTCGTCGTCGTCGTGATCGCCGTCATCGTCGTCGTGATCGCCGCCATCGTCGTCGTGATCGCCGTCGTGATCGCCGTCATCGTCATCATCGCCGCGGGCACCACGCATCGCGCGCTCCTCCTCTTTCTCGGCGCGAAGCAGCACTTTTTCGGCCCGCTTGTCAGCTTTGGCAGCGGCCTTGGCGGCTTTGTCACCAGGAGCAGCGAGTAGCATTGCCGGCGCCGTCAGCATGGCGGCCAGCAGAACAATCAGGAATCGGATTTTTCGCATATCGGTTCTCGTTGGGAAAAACAGCTCAGGAACGCTATTCTGCCGCAAGCGAAACTGAACATTGCAAACAAGTAATACACATTAAGATCAATAAGTTGGCAGTAAAAAACCGTTGACACGGCCGGCTGCAGCCGGCCGACTGCTTGACCCACCCTGCCGGCGGCTTACCATTCGCCGTTCACCGGTGGGGGAAAATGATGGATTACGAGAAGCTTGGCGCGTTTTATCTGGGCAAGGCCTACGATCTCGAGAACAAGCAGCGTCGCGACGATGTCGTGCTGTACGACTCCAAAGACCTGACCACGCATGCCGCAATTATCGGCATGACCGGCAGTGGCAAGACCGGTCTGGGTATTGGCATGCTGGAAGAGGCCGCAATCGACAAGATCCCGGTCATTGCCGTCGACCCCAAGGGTGATCTTGGCAACCTGTTGCTGACGTTTCCAAAGCTGCGTCCGCAGGATTTTGAACCGTGGGTCAATTCACGCTCGGCATCTGACAAGGGAATGACTACCGCGGAATACGCCGAGGCTCAGTCCAGCTTGTGGCGCGAGGGGCTCAAGGACTGGGGTCAGGGCGCGGATCGCATCAAGAAGCTGCGTGACACTGTCGATCTTTCTATTTATACGCCCGGCAGTAATTCGGGCCTGCCTATTTCCGTATTGCGCTCTTTCAACGCGCCATCCGCCACAGTAATGGAAGATCTTGATGTCTATCGCGAACGCGTGCAGGCAACCGCAACCGGCATCCTGGCATTACTGGGTATCGATGCCGATCCGATTACCAGCCGCGAACACATTCTTATTGCCAATATTCTTGATCGCTCCTGGCAGGAGGGCGGCAGTCTGGACCTCGGCGGTCTGATCGCGGCAATCCAGGATCCGCCGATCAAACGAATTGGCGTGATGGACCTCGATTCGTTTTATCCTGCCAAAGACCGTCTCCAGCTCGCCATGCGGATGAACAACCTGCTGGCTGCACCGGGTTTTGAGGCATGGATGGAAGGCGAGCCGCTGGATGTTGGCAAACTGCTGCACACCGAAAGCGGCAAACCGCGCGTATCGGTAATTTCCATTGCCCACCTGACTGAAGCCGAGCGCATGTTTTTTGTAACCATGCTGCTCAACGAGTTGATTGGCTGGATGCGTTCGCAGTCGGGTACCAGCACGCTGCGGGCGATTCTTTACATGGACGAGGTGTTCGGCTACCTGCCGCCAATTTCCAATCCGCCATCCAAGCCGCTGTTCCTGACGCTACTGAAACAGGCGCGCGCTTACGGCGTCGGCCTTGTGCTGGCGACGCAGAACCCGGTTGATCTGGACTATAAGGCGCTGTCAAACACCGGCACCTGGTTTATCGGCCGGCTGCAAACCGAGCGCGACAAGGCACGCGTGATGGAGGGGCTTGAGGGTGCGGCTGCCGGCGGCAACTTCGACAAGCAGCGCATGGAACAGATTATCGCCGGGCTCGGCAAGCGGCGCTTCCTGCTGCACAACGTGCATGAGGACGAGCCGGTCGTATTCAACACCCGTTGGGTAATGTCGTACCTCGCCGGGCCGTTTACCCGTAACCAGATCCGCAAGCTGATGAAAGGCCGCAAGCCGGCGCCGGCGACCAGTGCCCCTGAACCGGGGAAAAAGGACGTACGTGCGGCAACGAAGGCCGTCAAAGTGAAGCGGCCGCAGGAGCCGGTGTTGCCGGCTTCGGTCAAGCAGTATTTCATGCCGGTTGGCGCGCATTCACCGGGTGACAAGGACCTTGTTTACGTCTCCAAGGTAGGTGCCGGGGCCGAGATTGCCTATTCCAGCTCGCGTTACAACGTCAACGAAGAGCGCGAGGTGTTTCTCATTGCTGACGTCGATGACGGCCCGGTGCCGGTGGACTGGGACGACAGCGCCGAGATCGAATTCGATATAGGCAACCTGGAAAGCGATGGTGAGCAGGGCGCAATATTCACCGAGCCTGCCGATGCTGCCGCAGAGCCAAAGAACTACAAGAAGTGGGAACGGTTGTTCAAGACCTGGCTGCGCACCAACAAGCCGTTGAAGCTATACAAGAGCAAAACCTACAAGCTGGTGTCGGAGCCGGGCGAGACTGAGGGTAATTTCCGGGTGCGGCTGCAGGAACTGGCTAACGAGAAACGCGACCTGGCTATAGAAAAACTGCGCGACAAATATGCGAGCAAGGTTGCCACTCGCGAGGAGCGTTTGCGCAAGGCCGAGCAGGTTATCGAGCGCGAACAGCAGCAGGCCAAGTCGAAAAAACTCGATACAGCCATCAGCTTCGGTACCGCCGTGCTCGGATCACTGTTGGGGCGCAAGAAAGTGAGCCGCACTTCTGCGTCGCGTATGGGCACTGCTATCAAAAGTATAGGCCGCATGGGTAAGGAAAAAGGGGACATCAAGCGTGCTCGCGAGACCGCCGAGGCAGTGCGTGCTCAGCTCGAGGAGTTGAACGAGCAGATGGAGCAGGACATAGAGGAGCTGGAAGATCGTTTTGATGCCCAGGATGAGGAGCTCACCGAGATCCAGGTGAAGGCCACGGCTACCAATATCACCGTGCACTTTGTTGCCCTGACCTGGATGCCGCACTATCGTGACGCGGCCGGCCGACTGCATCCGGCTTACGGCTAACCGGACCATCAGATCCAAATGCTCGATGCGCGTGTTGATCCGGGCGAAATAGCCGGCATTTACCGGCGCATTGCCCCGGTCTACAACGTCTGGGCAACGCTTGCTGAAAGCCGGGCCCGCAAGCTCTGTTTGCGGTTGGCAGCGATCCGTGACGGCGAGGCGGTGCTGGAAGTTGCCGTTGGTACCGGGCTGGCTTTTGCCGGGATTCTCGCCGCAAACCCTGGTGGCCGTAACGAAGGTATCGACCTGACCGAAGCGATGCTCACCCGGGCGCGGCGGCGTGCCAACAGGAACGGTAATGATAATTTCAGGCTGAGCGTCGGTGATGCCCGTGCGCTCGAATTTCCCGATTGCCAGTTCGATGTGGTGATCAACAATTACATGTTTGATTTGTTACCTGAAACGGATTTTCTGCCGGTGCTGACCGAATTCCGGCGTGTCCTGCGGCCGGGCGGCCGCCTGGTTATTTCGGGTATGACAACGGGCAAACGCTGGTACAACCGGCTGTGGGAACGTGTCTATCGGCTCAATCCTGCCCTGCTTGGTGGTTGTCGTGGCGTCGAACTGTTGCCCTACGTGCAACGGACCGGGTTCATCGATGCGCAGCGTAGCTACATCAGCCAGATGACCTTTCCGTCGGAAATCATCCATGCTGTTGTGCCGCAG encodes:
- a CDS encoding methyltransferase domain-containing protein; this translates as MLDARVDPGEIAGIYRRIAPVYNVWATLAESRARKLCLRLAAIRDGEAVLEVAVGTGLAFAGILAANPGGRNEGIDLTEAMLTRARRRANRNGNDNFRLSVGDARALEFPDCQFDVVINNYMFDLLPETDFLPVLTEFRRVLRPGGRLVISGMTTGKRWYNRLWERVYRLNPALLGGCRGVELLPYVQRTGFIDAQRSYISQMTFPSEIIHAVVPQQRIE
- a CDS encoding EamA family transporter, whose product is MSERFYKLQVAAAFAVVYIVWGSTYLGIRIGVHDMRPGLLAGIRFTIAGLVIIMLARTLGQRMPWRRGDWFLIALMGLLMIVIGNGVVTWAEQWVESNQAALLIASSAFWTAWFGTFGERGHALSTRAKLGLLSGFVGVALILTPESGLTTRYFWAQLAILLSPIAWSFGTIYSRSRDVAAAPLMMAGWQMLAGGVVLLALGIGAGELETVTWSRRGIGALVYLTVFGSCLAYATFIWLINQTTPDKLATIAYVNPAIATVLGWWWLDEALAGTQFVGMLIIIVSVFVVTGAPKRS
- the pyrB gene encoding aspartate carbamoyltransferase, which produces MSSEIFHVIEPRAFNRELLDELCELTDTARALAKSRAGADALRGLLADKRVMLYFTQASTRTFLSFNNACHLLGMRTSEIRDPAISSEIKGESFDDSIRTFSSYVDVIIMRTPERGLAGRAAALMDRIPRRVPIINAGSGPDQHPTQALLDIYTLERSFAGRGGIDGKTIGMMGDLRRGRTVRSLCHLMKSYHDVKLVFISPPSFAIRNDIKKQLAQSQISFSETGTLDDVIGSLDALYVTRMQSEWDVEGESLKVNLGEYSVGPDEMNLLPQDAVVMHPLPRGPEIDPAVDEDSRAVYWRQERNGMWMRVALLVRIFGAATALTEAAARVVSD
- a CDS encoding AbgT family transporter → MTETNAPAAAQRGFMYRFLETVERVGNKLPDPAVLFIALLFIVWVLSWLLSYVSFGYIDPRSQEPIVVINQLTAGGITTFLQRMVTNFMSFGPVGTVLVAMLGIGVAEHSGFITTGIRALLNVTAKWLLTPMVILVGIVSHSAVDAGYVLVIPLGGVIFYAAGRHPLAGIAAAFAGVSGGFSANFVPSALDPLLQGLTQGGAQLLEPGIAINTLNNYFFTTASSLLIVGLGWWITDKVVEPRVADTPIDGDAEDLPEMHDLKDEERKGLLWALVVMALGLAILFLTMVPEGSAWRDTEGRLASFTAPIMQSIVALIFFLFLIPGIVFGYVAGTLKGTKDVIQGMTHSMNTMAYYLVIMFFIAQFVYSFGASNLGTLLALAGAEALKGLQNYPSILIVGIVLLTGFVNLFVGSASGKWGLLAPIFVPMLMTLGISPDLTQAAYRVGDSSTNIITPLMPYFPLVVVYCQRYVKNTGIGTLAAMMLPYSLWFLVTWTAFLLIYYAIGLPLGIQSSYVYPAG
- a CDS encoding DUF87 domain-containing protein, which codes for MMDYEKLGAFYLGKAYDLENKQRRDDVVLYDSKDLTTHAAIIGMTGSGKTGLGIGMLEEAAIDKIPVIAVDPKGDLGNLLLTFPKLRPQDFEPWVNSRSASDKGMTTAEYAEAQSSLWREGLKDWGQGADRIKKLRDTVDLSIYTPGSNSGLPISVLRSFNAPSATVMEDLDVYRERVQATATGILALLGIDADPITSREHILIANILDRSWQEGGSLDLGGLIAAIQDPPIKRIGVMDLDSFYPAKDRLQLAMRMNNLLAAPGFEAWMEGEPLDVGKLLHTESGKPRVSVISIAHLTEAERMFFVTMLLNELIGWMRSQSGTSTLRAILYMDEVFGYLPPISNPPSKPLFLTLLKQARAYGVGLVLATQNPVDLDYKALSNTGTWFIGRLQTERDKARVMEGLEGAAAGGNFDKQRMEQIIAGLGKRRFLLHNVHEDEPVVFNTRWVMSYLAGPFTRNQIRKLMKGRKPAPATSAPEPGKKDVRAATKAVKVKRPQEPVLPASVKQYFMPVGAHSPGDKDLVYVSKVGAGAEIAYSSSRYNVNEEREVFLIADVDDGPVPVDWDDSAEIEFDIGNLESDGEQGAIFTEPADAAAEPKNYKKWERLFKTWLRTNKPLKLYKSKTYKLVSEPGETEGNFRVRLQELANEKRDLAIEKLRDKYASKVATREERLRKAEQVIEREQQQAKSKKLDTAISFGTAVLGSLLGRKKVSRTSASRMGTAIKSIGRMGKEKGDIKRARETAEAVRAQLEELNEQMEQDIEELEDRFDAQDEELTEIQVKATATNITVHFVALTWMPHYRDAAGRLHPAYG